A genome region from Coffea arabica cultivar ET-39 chromosome 7e, Coffea Arabica ET-39 HiFi, whole genome shotgun sequence includes the following:
- the LOC113701588 gene encoding phosphatidylinositol 4-kinase beta 1 isoform X2: MAKLLGLARGLIGEPAESPREITRTIPTSENIGESGWLIRFFDSAFFCEWIAVSYLYKHDHAGVRDYLCNRMYTLPLPGIESYLFQICYMLIYKPSPSLDKFVIDICSKSLQIALKVHWFLMSELEDNDDNDGISRIQEKCQIAATLMGEWPPLIRPQNAASSSPMGKNQMLNRLLSSKQKLLSLTSSPPSTQWSMSLSPTSGNNLQQDDGGGSNQNLNSKVSSPEENKIFKKFIPGPKMRDALLFRKSMDKDEEESEKDGFFKRLLRDSRDEDVRKVVGKDEVEPEKEGFFKRLLRDSSRDDDSRKSLDNDEEPAKKEEGFFKRLLGDNRDEDSRKSMDKSDDESEKDGFFRRFLKDSKDEEEELTSSSDGFFKRIFRDSKNDAEEKAGSKSGDDDGKEGFFRKLFKEKFEEKKDVGERNDDEERTRKNSEDDEKEGFFKKFFKERFEDKKDMNDRSQEHGKGQANGEEDEHLDFSLFRRIFRVHPEDPKSPAVQENSNGSNFLESSPGTEKFFRKLFRDRDRSVEDSELFGSKKNKEKCPASPKQENEKLITKPPLPNNAASHFRKGGYHASLDFVQSLCETSFALVDVFPIEDRKSALCESLVEINAHIAAAQSSGGICFPTGKGTYRVVHIPEDEAVLLNSREKAPYLICVEVLKSETASNSKDVSNSQKLSKGGIPLANGDALLPKPPPWAYPLWTGPDMYHSGYDRMSKSTSQAIDEAMTQLWEAKVKFVHVNLSVESQSNSEIHFCRPEITPSNGGQNKEFAAHASLLREGLDLEWVKVSLTADPGVSMDDIVDQEPPRRREHRRVPSTVAIEEVKAAALKGEAPPGLPLKGAGQDSSDAKSETANGGIPKETDALSGELWEVKKERIRKASDYGKLPGWDLRSIVVKSGDDCRQEHLAVQLISHFYDIFQEAGLPLWLRPYEVLVTSSYSALIETLTDTASIHSIKSRYSNISSLRDFFVAKYQENSPSFKLAQRNFVESMAGYSLVCYLLQIKDRHNGNLLLDEEGHIIHIDFGFMLSNSPGGVNFESAPFKLTRELLEGFLTCRKHAERIILLVEMVQDSGFPCFKGGPRAIQNLRKRFHLSLTEEQCVSLVLSLISSSLDAWRTRQYDYYQKVLNGIL, from the exons ATGGCGAAGCTGTTAGGATTAGCGAGAGGATTAATAGGGGAACCAGCCGAGTCACCTCGGGAGATTACTCGAACCATTCCGACCAGTGAGAACATCGGTGAGAGTGGGTGGCTTATCCGATTCTTTGACTCGGCGTTTTTCTGTGAGTGGATTGCTGTCAGCTACCTGTACAAGCATGATCATGCAGGTGTTAGGGATTACTTGTGTAATAGAATGTATACCTTGCCACTTCCGGGTATCGAGAGTTACTTGTTCCAGATATGTTATATGCTCATTTACAAGCCAAGCCCCTCCTTGGATAAGtttgtgattgatatttgctcTAAATCACTCCAAATTGCTCTTAAAGTGCATTGGTTTTTGATGTCGGAGCTTGAGGACAACGATGATAATGATGGGATTAGTAGGATTCAGGAGAAGTGTCAGATTGCTGCCACTTTGATGGGTGAGTGGCCGCCCTTGATTAGGCCACAAAATGCTGCTTCGTCAAGCCCAATGGGGAAGAATCAAATGCTGAATAGGTTACTTTCTTCAAAACAGAAGCTGCTGTCTCTGACATCATCACCTCCCTCAACACAGTGGTCTATGTCACTTTCGCCTACTTCTGGTAATAATTTACAGCAGGATGATGGTGGTGGAAGTAATCAAAACCTTAATAGCAAGGTGTCATCGCCAGAAGAGAATAAGATCTTTAAGAAGTTTATTCCGGGACCAAAAATGCGGGATGCTCTACTATTCAGGAAGTCAATGGACAAGGATGAGGAAGAGTCAGAGAAAGATGGGTTTTTTAAGAGGTTATTGAGGGATAGTAGGGATGAAGATGTCAGGAAAGTAGTGGGCAAAGATGAAGTGGAGCCTGAGAAGGAAGGGTTTTTTAAAAGGTTGCTTAGAGATAGTAGTAGAGATGATGATTCTAGGAAATCACTTGATAATGATGAGGAACCAGCGAAAAAAGAGGAGGGTTTTTTCAAGAGGTTGCTTGGAGATAATAGGGATGAAGATTCTAGGAAATCTATGGATAAGTCTGACGATGAGTCAGAGAAGGATGGGTTCTTCAGGAGGTTTTTAAAAGACAGTAAGGATGAAGAAGAGGAGCTTACGTCAAGCTCAGATGGGTTCTTTAAGCGGATATTTCGTGACAGTAAAAATGATGCCGAGGAAAAAGCAGGTTCAAAATCTGGGGATGATGATGGTAAAGAAGGATTTTTCCGGAAGCTTTTCAAggagaaatttgaggaaaagaAGGATGTTGGTGAAAgaaatgatgatgaagaaagaACGCGAAAAAATTCTGAAGATGATGAAAAAGAAGGTTTCttcaaaaaattctttaaaGAAAGATTTGAGGATAAGAAAGATATGAATGACAGGAGCCAGGAGCATGGGAAGGGGCAAGCAAATGGTGAGGAAGATGAGCATTTGGATTTTTCATTGTTCCGCAGGATATTTCGGGTGCATCCTGAGGATCCTAAGTCTCCTGCAGTACAAGAAAACAGCAATGGCAGCAATTTCCTTGAAAGCAGTCCCGGAACAGAGAAATTTTTTCGAAAACTGTTTAGGGATCGTGATCGCTCTGTCGAAGACTCAGAGCTTTTTGGTTCAAAAAAGAACAAGGAG AAATGTCCTGCCTCACCAAAGCAGGAGAATGAGAAATTAATTACTAAACCGCCACTTCCAAATAATGCTGCATCACATTTTCGGAAAGGGGGGTATCATGCATCACTTGATTTTGTGCAATCATTATGTGAGACTTCTTTTGCCTTAGTAGATGTATTTCCAATTGAAGATCGTAAAAGTGCTCTTTGCGAG TCACTTGTGGAGATTAATGCACATATAGCTGCTGCCCAGAGTAGTGGAG GTATTTGTTTCCCAACGGGAAAGGGAACATATCGTGTAGTTCATATACCTGAAGATGAAGCTGTTCTTTTAAATTCTAGGGAAAAGGCTCCATATTTGATCTGCGTTGAAGTTCTGAAAAGTGAAACTGCAAG cAACTCAAAGGATGTTTCAAACAGTCAAAAGCTTTCTAAAGGAGGTATACCTTTGGCCAATGGAGATGCATTATTGCCAAAGCCACCACCTTGGGCATATCCTTTATGGACTGGGCCTGATATGTACCATAGTGGTTATGATCGAATGTCCAAGTCTACTTCTCAGGCAATAGATGAGGCAATGACTCAGTTATGGGAGGCCAAAGTAAAATTTGTTCATGTGAATCTTTCTGTGGAGAGTCAATCAAACTCAGAAATTCACTTTTGCCGCCCTGAAATTACTCCTTCAAATGGTGGCCAAAACAAAGAATTTGCAGCTCATGCTTCGCTGCTGAGGGAGGGTTTAGATTTGGAGTGGGTGAAGGTATCGTTGACAGCAGATCCTGGGGTTAGCATGGATGATATAGTTGACCAAGAGCCACCTAGGAGGAGAGAACACCGTCGTGTTCCAAGTACAGTAGCTATAGAAGAAGTGAAG GCAGCTGCATTGAAAGGAGAAGCACCTCCTGGACTCCCTCTTAAAGGAGCTGGTCAGGATTCATCAGATGCAAAATCAGAG ACTGCAAATGGAGGTATTCCAAAGGAAACTGATGCATTGTCAGGTGAACTTTGGGAggtaaaaaaagagagaatacgCAAAGCCTCAGATTATGGAAAATTACCTGGTTGGGATTTGCGTTCG ATAGTAGTAAAGAGCGGTGATGATTGTAGACAAGAGCATCTGGCTGTACAGCTTATCTCCCACTTTTATG ATATATTCCAGGAAGCTGGCCTTCCTCTCTGGTTGCGTCCGTATGAAGTTTTGGTTACGTCCTCTTATTCAGCACTAATCGAAACTTTAACCGACACA GCTTCAATTCACTCAATTAAAAGTAGGTATTCCAATATTAGCAGTTTGCGGGATTTTTTTGTTGCCAAGTATCAAGAAAATTCTCCAAGTTTTAAGCTTGCACAG AGAAATTTTGTTGAAAGCATGGCGGGATACTCCCTTGTTTGCTACCTTTTACAG ATCAAGGATCGGCATAATGGGAACCTCTTGTTGGATGAAGAAGGTCATATCATACATATTGATTTTGGCTTCATGCTCTCTAATTCACCTGGTGGTGTTAATTTTGAAAGTGCACCATTCAAATTAACTCGTGAACTTCTTGAG GGGTTCCTGACATGCCGTAAGCATGCAGAGCGGATAATTCTTCTTGTTGAGATGGTGCAG GATTCCGGTTTCCCCTGTTTCAAGGGCGGTCCACGTGCAATTCAGAATCTGAGGAAACGCTTTCACCTTAGTTTGACTGAAGAG CAATGTGTGTCCTTGGTGCTTTCTCTAATTAGCAGCAGCTTGGATGCATGGCGGACACGTCAATATGATTATTACCAAAAGGTTTTGAATGGGATATTATGA
- the LOC113701588 gene encoding phosphatidylinositol 4-kinase beta 1 isoform X1, producing MAKLLGLARGLIGEPAESPREITRTIPTSENIGESGWLIRFFDSAFFCEWIAVSYLYKHDHAGVRDYLCNRMYTLPLPGIESYLFQICYMLIYKPSPSLDKFVIDICSKSLQIALKVHWFLMSELEDNDDNDGISRIQEKCQIAATLMGEWPPLIRPQNAASSSPMGKNQMLNRLLSSKQKLLSLTSSPPSTQWSMSLSPTSGNNLQQDDGGGSNQNLNSKVSSPEENKIFKKFIPGPKMRDALLFRKSMDKDEEESEKDGFFKRLLRDSRDEDVRKVVGKDEVEPEKEGFFKRLLRDSSRDDDSRKSLDNDEEPAKKEEGFFKRLLGDNRDEDSRKSMDKSDDESEKDGFFRRFLKDSKDEEEELTSSSDGFFKRIFRDSKNDAEEKAGSKSGDDDGKEGFFRKLFKEKFEEKKDVGERNDDEERTRKNSEDDEKEGFFKKFFKERFEDKKDMNDRSQEHGKGQANGEEDEHLDFSLFRRIFRVHPEDPKSPAVQENSNGSNFLESSPGTEKFFRKLFRDRDRSVEDSELFGSKKNKEKCPASPKQENEKLITKPPLPNNAASHFRKGGYHASLDFVQSLCETSFALVDVFPIEDRKSALCESLVEINAHIAAAQSSGGICFPTGKGTYRVVHIPEDEAVLLNSREKAPYLICVEVLKSETASNSKDVSNSQKLSKGGIPLANGDALLPKPPPWAYPLWTGPDMYHSGYDRMSKSTSQAIDEAMTQLWEAKVKFVHVNLSVESQSNSEIHFCRPEITPSNGGQNKEFAAHASLLREGLDLEWVKVSLTADPGVSMDDIVDQEPPRRREHRRVPSTVAIEEVKAAALKGEAPPGLPLKGAGQDSSDAKSETANGGIPKETDALSGELWEVKKERIRKASDYGKLPGWDLRSIVVKSGDDCRQEHLAVQLISHFYDIFQEAGLPLWLRPYEVLVTSSYSALIETLTDTASIHSIKSRYSNISSLRDFFVAKYQENSPSFKLAQRNFVESMAGYSLVCYLLQIKDRHNGNLLLDEEGHIIHIDFGFMLSNSPGGVNFESAPFKLTRELLEVMDSDAEGVSSEFFDYFKVLCIQGFLTCRKHAERIILLVEMVQDSGFPCFKGGPRAIQNLRKRFHLSLTEEQCVSLVLSLISSSLDAWRTRQYDYYQKVLNGIL from the exons ATGGCGAAGCTGTTAGGATTAGCGAGAGGATTAATAGGGGAACCAGCCGAGTCACCTCGGGAGATTACTCGAACCATTCCGACCAGTGAGAACATCGGTGAGAGTGGGTGGCTTATCCGATTCTTTGACTCGGCGTTTTTCTGTGAGTGGATTGCTGTCAGCTACCTGTACAAGCATGATCATGCAGGTGTTAGGGATTACTTGTGTAATAGAATGTATACCTTGCCACTTCCGGGTATCGAGAGTTACTTGTTCCAGATATGTTATATGCTCATTTACAAGCCAAGCCCCTCCTTGGATAAGtttgtgattgatatttgctcTAAATCACTCCAAATTGCTCTTAAAGTGCATTGGTTTTTGATGTCGGAGCTTGAGGACAACGATGATAATGATGGGATTAGTAGGATTCAGGAGAAGTGTCAGATTGCTGCCACTTTGATGGGTGAGTGGCCGCCCTTGATTAGGCCACAAAATGCTGCTTCGTCAAGCCCAATGGGGAAGAATCAAATGCTGAATAGGTTACTTTCTTCAAAACAGAAGCTGCTGTCTCTGACATCATCACCTCCCTCAACACAGTGGTCTATGTCACTTTCGCCTACTTCTGGTAATAATTTACAGCAGGATGATGGTGGTGGAAGTAATCAAAACCTTAATAGCAAGGTGTCATCGCCAGAAGAGAATAAGATCTTTAAGAAGTTTATTCCGGGACCAAAAATGCGGGATGCTCTACTATTCAGGAAGTCAATGGACAAGGATGAGGAAGAGTCAGAGAAAGATGGGTTTTTTAAGAGGTTATTGAGGGATAGTAGGGATGAAGATGTCAGGAAAGTAGTGGGCAAAGATGAAGTGGAGCCTGAGAAGGAAGGGTTTTTTAAAAGGTTGCTTAGAGATAGTAGTAGAGATGATGATTCTAGGAAATCACTTGATAATGATGAGGAACCAGCGAAAAAAGAGGAGGGTTTTTTCAAGAGGTTGCTTGGAGATAATAGGGATGAAGATTCTAGGAAATCTATGGATAAGTCTGACGATGAGTCAGAGAAGGATGGGTTCTTCAGGAGGTTTTTAAAAGACAGTAAGGATGAAGAAGAGGAGCTTACGTCAAGCTCAGATGGGTTCTTTAAGCGGATATTTCGTGACAGTAAAAATGATGCCGAGGAAAAAGCAGGTTCAAAATCTGGGGATGATGATGGTAAAGAAGGATTTTTCCGGAAGCTTTTCAAggagaaatttgaggaaaagaAGGATGTTGGTGAAAgaaatgatgatgaagaaagaACGCGAAAAAATTCTGAAGATGATGAAAAAGAAGGTTTCttcaaaaaattctttaaaGAAAGATTTGAGGATAAGAAAGATATGAATGACAGGAGCCAGGAGCATGGGAAGGGGCAAGCAAATGGTGAGGAAGATGAGCATTTGGATTTTTCATTGTTCCGCAGGATATTTCGGGTGCATCCTGAGGATCCTAAGTCTCCTGCAGTACAAGAAAACAGCAATGGCAGCAATTTCCTTGAAAGCAGTCCCGGAACAGAGAAATTTTTTCGAAAACTGTTTAGGGATCGTGATCGCTCTGTCGAAGACTCAGAGCTTTTTGGTTCAAAAAAGAACAAGGAG AAATGTCCTGCCTCACCAAAGCAGGAGAATGAGAAATTAATTACTAAACCGCCACTTCCAAATAATGCTGCATCACATTTTCGGAAAGGGGGGTATCATGCATCACTTGATTTTGTGCAATCATTATGTGAGACTTCTTTTGCCTTAGTAGATGTATTTCCAATTGAAGATCGTAAAAGTGCTCTTTGCGAG TCACTTGTGGAGATTAATGCACATATAGCTGCTGCCCAGAGTAGTGGAG GTATTTGTTTCCCAACGGGAAAGGGAACATATCGTGTAGTTCATATACCTGAAGATGAAGCTGTTCTTTTAAATTCTAGGGAAAAGGCTCCATATTTGATCTGCGTTGAAGTTCTGAAAAGTGAAACTGCAAG cAACTCAAAGGATGTTTCAAACAGTCAAAAGCTTTCTAAAGGAGGTATACCTTTGGCCAATGGAGATGCATTATTGCCAAAGCCACCACCTTGGGCATATCCTTTATGGACTGGGCCTGATATGTACCATAGTGGTTATGATCGAATGTCCAAGTCTACTTCTCAGGCAATAGATGAGGCAATGACTCAGTTATGGGAGGCCAAAGTAAAATTTGTTCATGTGAATCTTTCTGTGGAGAGTCAATCAAACTCAGAAATTCACTTTTGCCGCCCTGAAATTACTCCTTCAAATGGTGGCCAAAACAAAGAATTTGCAGCTCATGCTTCGCTGCTGAGGGAGGGTTTAGATTTGGAGTGGGTGAAGGTATCGTTGACAGCAGATCCTGGGGTTAGCATGGATGATATAGTTGACCAAGAGCCACCTAGGAGGAGAGAACACCGTCGTGTTCCAAGTACAGTAGCTATAGAAGAAGTGAAG GCAGCTGCATTGAAAGGAGAAGCACCTCCTGGACTCCCTCTTAAAGGAGCTGGTCAGGATTCATCAGATGCAAAATCAGAG ACTGCAAATGGAGGTATTCCAAAGGAAACTGATGCATTGTCAGGTGAACTTTGGGAggtaaaaaaagagagaatacgCAAAGCCTCAGATTATGGAAAATTACCTGGTTGGGATTTGCGTTCG ATAGTAGTAAAGAGCGGTGATGATTGTAGACAAGAGCATCTGGCTGTACAGCTTATCTCCCACTTTTATG ATATATTCCAGGAAGCTGGCCTTCCTCTCTGGTTGCGTCCGTATGAAGTTTTGGTTACGTCCTCTTATTCAGCACTAATCGAAACTTTAACCGACACA GCTTCAATTCACTCAATTAAAAGTAGGTATTCCAATATTAGCAGTTTGCGGGATTTTTTTGTTGCCAAGTATCAAGAAAATTCTCCAAGTTTTAAGCTTGCACAG AGAAATTTTGTTGAAAGCATGGCGGGATACTCCCTTGTTTGCTACCTTTTACAG ATCAAGGATCGGCATAATGGGAACCTCTTGTTGGATGAAGAAGGTCATATCATACATATTGATTTTGGCTTCATGCTCTCTAATTCACCTGGTGGTGTTAATTTTGAAAGTGCACCATTCAAATTAACTCGTGAACTTCTTGAG GTCATGGATTCTGATGCTGAGGGAGTttcaagtgaattttttgattattttaag GTCTTATGTATTCAGGGGTTCCTGACATGCCGTAAGCATGCAGAGCGGATAATTCTTCTTGTTGAGATGGTGCAG GATTCCGGTTTCCCCTGTTTCAAGGGCGGTCCACGTGCAATTCAGAATCTGAGGAAACGCTTTCACCTTAGTTTGACTGAAGAG CAATGTGTGTCCTTGGTGCTTTCTCTAATTAGCAGCAGCTTGGATGCATGGCGGACACGTCAATATGATTATTACCAAAAGGTTTTGAATGGGATATTATGA
- the LOC113701588 gene encoding phosphatidylinositol 4-kinase beta 1 isoform X3 translates to MAKLLGLARGLIGEPAESPREITRTIPTSENIGESGWLIRFFDSAFFCEWIAVSYLYKHDHAGVRDYLCNRMYTLPLPGIESYLFQICYMLIYKPSPSLDKFVIDICSKSLQIALKVHWFLMSELEDNDDNDGISRIQEKCQIAATLMGEWPPLIRPQNAASSSPMGKNQMLNRLLSSKQKLLSLTSSPPSTQWSMSLSPTSGNNLQQDDGGGSNQNLNSKVSSPEENKIFKKFIPGPKMRDALLFRKSMDKDEEESEKDGFFKRLLRDSRDEDVRKVVGKDEVEPEKEGFFKRLLRDSSRDDDSRKSLDNDEEPAKKEEGFFKRLLGDNRDEDSRKSMDKSDDESEKDGFFRRFLKDSKDEEEELTSSSDGFFKRIFRDSKNDAEEKAGSKSGDDDGKEGFFRKLFKEKFEEKKDVGERNDDEERTRKNSEDDEKEGFFKKFFKERFEDKKDMNDRSQEHGKGQANGEEDEHLDFSLFRRIFRVHPEDPKSPAVQENSNGSNFLESSPGTEKFFRKLFRDRDRSVEDSELFGSKKNKEKCPASPKQENEKLITKPPLPNNAASHFRKGGYHASLDFVQSLCETSFALVDVFPIEDRKSALCESLVEINAHIAAAQSSGGICFPTGKGTYRVVHIPEDEAVLLNSREKAPYLICVEVLKSETASNSKDVSNSQKLSKGGIPLANGDALLPKPPPWAYPLWTGPDMYHSGYDRMSKSTSQAIDEAMTQLWEAKVKFVHVNLSVESQSNSEIHFCRPEITPSNGGQNKEFAAHASLLREGLDLEWVKVSLTADPGVSMDDIVDQEPPRRREHRRVPSTVAIEEVKAAALKGEAPPGLPLKGAGQDSSDAKSETANGGIPKETDALSGELWEVKKERIRKASDYGKLPGWDLRSIVVKSGDDCRQEHLAVQLISHFYDIFQEAGLPLWLRPYEVLVTSSYSALIETLTDTASIHSIKSRYSNISSLRDFFVAKYQENSPSFKLAQRNFVESMAGYSLVCYLLQM, encoded by the exons ATGGCGAAGCTGTTAGGATTAGCGAGAGGATTAATAGGGGAACCAGCCGAGTCACCTCGGGAGATTACTCGAACCATTCCGACCAGTGAGAACATCGGTGAGAGTGGGTGGCTTATCCGATTCTTTGACTCGGCGTTTTTCTGTGAGTGGATTGCTGTCAGCTACCTGTACAAGCATGATCATGCAGGTGTTAGGGATTACTTGTGTAATAGAATGTATACCTTGCCACTTCCGGGTATCGAGAGTTACTTGTTCCAGATATGTTATATGCTCATTTACAAGCCAAGCCCCTCCTTGGATAAGtttgtgattgatatttgctcTAAATCACTCCAAATTGCTCTTAAAGTGCATTGGTTTTTGATGTCGGAGCTTGAGGACAACGATGATAATGATGGGATTAGTAGGATTCAGGAGAAGTGTCAGATTGCTGCCACTTTGATGGGTGAGTGGCCGCCCTTGATTAGGCCACAAAATGCTGCTTCGTCAAGCCCAATGGGGAAGAATCAAATGCTGAATAGGTTACTTTCTTCAAAACAGAAGCTGCTGTCTCTGACATCATCACCTCCCTCAACACAGTGGTCTATGTCACTTTCGCCTACTTCTGGTAATAATTTACAGCAGGATGATGGTGGTGGAAGTAATCAAAACCTTAATAGCAAGGTGTCATCGCCAGAAGAGAATAAGATCTTTAAGAAGTTTATTCCGGGACCAAAAATGCGGGATGCTCTACTATTCAGGAAGTCAATGGACAAGGATGAGGAAGAGTCAGAGAAAGATGGGTTTTTTAAGAGGTTATTGAGGGATAGTAGGGATGAAGATGTCAGGAAAGTAGTGGGCAAAGATGAAGTGGAGCCTGAGAAGGAAGGGTTTTTTAAAAGGTTGCTTAGAGATAGTAGTAGAGATGATGATTCTAGGAAATCACTTGATAATGATGAGGAACCAGCGAAAAAAGAGGAGGGTTTTTTCAAGAGGTTGCTTGGAGATAATAGGGATGAAGATTCTAGGAAATCTATGGATAAGTCTGACGATGAGTCAGAGAAGGATGGGTTCTTCAGGAGGTTTTTAAAAGACAGTAAGGATGAAGAAGAGGAGCTTACGTCAAGCTCAGATGGGTTCTTTAAGCGGATATTTCGTGACAGTAAAAATGATGCCGAGGAAAAAGCAGGTTCAAAATCTGGGGATGATGATGGTAAAGAAGGATTTTTCCGGAAGCTTTTCAAggagaaatttgaggaaaagaAGGATGTTGGTGAAAgaaatgatgatgaagaaagaACGCGAAAAAATTCTGAAGATGATGAAAAAGAAGGTTTCttcaaaaaattctttaaaGAAAGATTTGAGGATAAGAAAGATATGAATGACAGGAGCCAGGAGCATGGGAAGGGGCAAGCAAATGGTGAGGAAGATGAGCATTTGGATTTTTCATTGTTCCGCAGGATATTTCGGGTGCATCCTGAGGATCCTAAGTCTCCTGCAGTACAAGAAAACAGCAATGGCAGCAATTTCCTTGAAAGCAGTCCCGGAACAGAGAAATTTTTTCGAAAACTGTTTAGGGATCGTGATCGCTCTGTCGAAGACTCAGAGCTTTTTGGTTCAAAAAAGAACAAGGAG AAATGTCCTGCCTCACCAAAGCAGGAGAATGAGAAATTAATTACTAAACCGCCACTTCCAAATAATGCTGCATCACATTTTCGGAAAGGGGGGTATCATGCATCACTTGATTTTGTGCAATCATTATGTGAGACTTCTTTTGCCTTAGTAGATGTATTTCCAATTGAAGATCGTAAAAGTGCTCTTTGCGAG TCACTTGTGGAGATTAATGCACATATAGCTGCTGCCCAGAGTAGTGGAG GTATTTGTTTCCCAACGGGAAAGGGAACATATCGTGTAGTTCATATACCTGAAGATGAAGCTGTTCTTTTAAATTCTAGGGAAAAGGCTCCATATTTGATCTGCGTTGAAGTTCTGAAAAGTGAAACTGCAAG cAACTCAAAGGATGTTTCAAACAGTCAAAAGCTTTCTAAAGGAGGTATACCTTTGGCCAATGGAGATGCATTATTGCCAAAGCCACCACCTTGGGCATATCCTTTATGGACTGGGCCTGATATGTACCATAGTGGTTATGATCGAATGTCCAAGTCTACTTCTCAGGCAATAGATGAGGCAATGACTCAGTTATGGGAGGCCAAAGTAAAATTTGTTCATGTGAATCTTTCTGTGGAGAGTCAATCAAACTCAGAAATTCACTTTTGCCGCCCTGAAATTACTCCTTCAAATGGTGGCCAAAACAAAGAATTTGCAGCTCATGCTTCGCTGCTGAGGGAGGGTTTAGATTTGGAGTGGGTGAAGGTATCGTTGACAGCAGATCCTGGGGTTAGCATGGATGATATAGTTGACCAAGAGCCACCTAGGAGGAGAGAACACCGTCGTGTTCCAAGTACAGTAGCTATAGAAGAAGTGAAG GCAGCTGCATTGAAAGGAGAAGCACCTCCTGGACTCCCTCTTAAAGGAGCTGGTCAGGATTCATCAGATGCAAAATCAGAG ACTGCAAATGGAGGTATTCCAAAGGAAACTGATGCATTGTCAGGTGAACTTTGGGAggtaaaaaaagagagaatacgCAAAGCCTCAGATTATGGAAAATTACCTGGTTGGGATTTGCGTTCG ATAGTAGTAAAGAGCGGTGATGATTGTAGACAAGAGCATCTGGCTGTACAGCTTATCTCCCACTTTTATG ATATATTCCAGGAAGCTGGCCTTCCTCTCTGGTTGCGTCCGTATGAAGTTTTGGTTACGTCCTCTTATTCAGCACTAATCGAAACTTTAACCGACACA GCTTCAATTCACTCAATTAAAAGTAGGTATTCCAATATTAGCAGTTTGCGGGATTTTTTTGTTGCCAAGTATCAAGAAAATTCTCCAAGTTTTAAGCTTGCACAG AGAAATTTTGTTGAAAGCATGGCGGGATACTCCCTTGTTTGCTACCTTTTACAG ATGTGA